A single region of the Lotus japonicus ecotype B-129 chromosome 4, LjGifu_v1.2 genome encodes:
- the LOC130710910 gene encoding vesicle-associated protein 4-2-like, with protein sequence MAVAEPKPHSEPKVWNLFKLPFRHSSTTANSTGTTSSSSNLHHHHHHNPNLHHPPPLEGSTASHTSGSVSSVARSLLPTRRRLKLDPSSKLYFPYEPGKQVRSAIRIKNTSKSHVAFKFQTTAPKSCFMRPPGAILAPGESIIATVFKFVEQPENNEKPEKTGLKFKIMSLKVKGAMDYVPELFDEQKDQVAVEQILRVIFLDPERPSPALEKLKRQLADADAALEARKKPAEDAGPKIIGEGLVIDEWKERRERYLAKQQGEVVVDSV encoded by the exons ATGGCCGTAGCTGAACCCAAACCTCACTCCGAACCTAAGGTTTGGAATCTCTTCAAGCTTCCCTTTCGCCATTCTAGCACCACTGCAAATTCTACCGGAACGACGTCGTcttcttccaaccttcatcaccaccaccaccataacccTAACCTTCACCATCCTCCTCCGCTTGAAGGCTCAACAGCTTCACACACCTCCGGTTCAGTTTCCTCCGTTGCCAGATCGCTTCTCCCCACACGACGTCGTCTCAAGCTTGATCCCTCATCCAAGCTTTACTTCCCTT ATGAGCCTGGCAAACAGGTTAGGAGTGCCATTAGGATTAAAAACACCAGTAAATCCCATGTAGCTTTCAAG tttcaaaCAACTGCACCCAAAAGTTGTTTCATGCGTCCTCCTGGGGCTATCCTTGCACCTGGTGAGAGTATCATAGCAACAG TGTTCAAGTTTGTAGAGCAACCAGAAAATAATGAAAAGCCTGAAAAAACTGGACTCAAATTTAAAATCATGAGTTTGAAGGTCAAAGGAGCAATGGATTATGTCCCTGAGCTG TTTGATGAGCAGAAAGACCAAGTAGCAGTTGAGCAGATTTTGCGAGTTATTTTTTTAGATCCAGAGCGTCCTAGTCCT GCTTTGGAAAAACTGAAGCGACAGCTTGCTGATGCTGATGCTGCCCTTGAAGCTCGTAAAAAACCCGCCGAAGATGCAGGTCCTAAAATTATTGGGGAAGGGCTTGTCATAGATGAATGG AAGGAGAGGAGGGAAAGATACCTTGCAAAGCAACAGGGCGAAGTGGTTGTAGATTCTGTATAG
- the LOC130715044 gene encoding transcription factor MYB102-like — protein MGRAPCCDKNGLKKGPWTQEEDQKLIDYIQKHGYGNWRILPKNAGLQRCGKSCRLRWTNYLRPDIKRGLFSFEEEETIIHLHSILGNKWSTIASRLPGRTDNEIKNYWNTHIRKRLLKMGIDPVTHSPRLDLLDLSSILSSPLYGSSQMNMYPEILKLASSLFSSSHQQNQDLNICDQNNGQEHHNQSFNPQIQNQQIQPCVSMPFNQSRLVESNLNPYPSISPDFCFQQHSQLSDWQHCNGIGSSTKTEDFVPQLPCYNYYNSDCYANNNNQNMSFSSVLPTPSSSPTPLNSNSTYKNGSSITEDETESFVSSNNILRFQIQDMLCVSEFL, from the exons ATGGGGAGAGCACCATGTTGTGACAAGAATGGCCTCAAGAAAGGACCATGGACACAAGAGGAAGACCAGAAACTCATCGATTACATTCAGAAACATGGCTATGGCAACTGGAGAATACTCCCAAAGAATGCTG GATTGCAAAGGTGTGGAAAGAGTTGTCGTCTCCGTTGGACAAATTATCTCCGACCAGATATTAAGCGAGGTCTATTCTCTTTTGAAGAAGAGGAGACAATAATTCATCTTCATAGCATTCTTGGCAATAA GTGGTCTACCATTGCTTCTCGTTTGCCAGGAAGGACAGACAATGAAATCAAGAATTACTGGAACACCCACATTAGAAAAAGGCTCCTGAAAATGGGAATTGATCCTGTCACACATAGCCCAAGGCTTGATCTTTTGGACCTCTCTTCTATCCTAAGTTCACCTCTCTATGGCTCATCACAAATGAACATGTACCCTGAGATTCTAAAGCTGGCATCAtcactcttctcctcctctcatCAGCAAAACCAAGACCTCAACATTTGTGACCAAAATAATGGTCAAGAGCATCATAACCAATCCTTCAATCCTCAAATTCAGAACCAACAAATCCAACCTTGTGTTTCAATGCCTTTCAATCAATCACGATTGGTTGAGTCCAATTTGAACCCATACCCATCGATTTCCCCTGACTTTTGCTTCCAACAACATTCTCAGCTAAGTGATTGGCAGCATTGCAATGGAATTGGTTCAAGCACCAAAACAGAGGATTTTGTCCCTCAATTACCATGCTATAATTACTACAATTCTGATTGTTAtgcaaacaacaacaaccagaACATGAGCTTCTCTTCAGTTCTACCAACACCTTCGTCAAGTCCCACACCATTGAATTCAAACTCGACCTATAAAAATGGGAGCAGTATCACTGAAGATGAGACAGAAAGCTTTGTCAGCAGCAACAACAtattgagatttcaaatccaAGATATGTTATGTGTGAGTGAGTTCTTGTAA
- the LOC130712173 gene encoding uncharacterized protein LOC130712173, which produces MAEIVNHLNNDDSKEKNSIFNCQGKKEPVASDKSEDVSKYRPNPDMLVSREDLTPQDGHDAYRPVKFAPTSMDQDKTSKQERNALRREKEILKESKHSSFIRTLMNDIEEKPEEIRDHEGSSKEVERHIAKMEERARQEEELFNRVPLTKHERKREKYLKKSRNGLDGLTESFFDEIKTLPFEDETGEQVMGSSKGSNRNGRLKKRKRKH; this is translated from the exons ATGGCGGAGATCGTGAACCATTTAAACAACGATGATAGCAAGGAAAA AAATTCAATCTTTAACTGCCAAGGCAAAAAGGAGCCAGTTGCATCTGATAAGAGTGAGGATGTGTCAAAGTATCGCCCGAATCCTGACATGCTTGTTAGCCGAGAAGATTTAACCCCTCAG GACGGTCATGATGCGTATCGTCCAGTAAAATTTGCTCCTACTTCTATGGATCAAGATAAAACCTCAAAGCAAGAAAGAAACGCCTTGCGAAGGGAAAAGGAAATTCTGAAAGAATCTAAGCATAGTAGTTTTATCAGGACATTGATGAATGATATagaggaaaaacctgaagag ATAAGAGATCATGAGGGATCTAGCAAAGAAGTTGAGAGACATATTGCCAAAATGGAGGAGCGTGCCCGGCAAGAGGAGGAGCTGTTCAACCGTGTCCCTCTTACGAAGCatgagaggaagagagagaaatacTTGAAGAAATCAAGAAATGG GTTGGATGGTCTAACAGAAAGTTTCTTTGATGAAATCAAAACGTTACCCTTCGAAGATGAAACTGGAGAGCAAGTCATGGGCTCCAGTAAAGGCAGCAACCGTAATGGGAGGCTGAAGAAGCGAAAG AGGAAACATTGA
- the LOC130710909 gene encoding probable disease resistance protein At5g63020: MDQWLGIIERTATCLFSCANKRASYVYKLEENVESLRGKWNQLQQMFNDINIRIQTAEYTGEMQRKNEVEGWLQDVGNLQKDIKDVLDSQEIRENKCLRGYCSKNCVFSYKVGKKIVKNMIPNADELLYKGKHFGSIDIANKLPPKPVNEMQNVETVGLDLILNEVWNSIGDENINIIGLYGMAGVGKTTLLRRIHNEFGKRKHDFTLVLWVVVSKDCDTNRIMNDIRNRIGIDDDARWENSNKEQREAKIYQVLKQKKFVLMIDDLWDELKLETVGVPNLKETNNKSKVLFTTRIKNICAKMQAQRKFEVRCLLKKESFDLFCRKVGDETLKSHTEIPKLAWEMTKECAGLPLALTTVGGAMAGVKNINAWKQAKYDLRRSAWTASEWENKVFNIIMFSFDRLPDDAHKKCFLYCALYPEDHEINNDDLILRWIGEGFLGEDMSKKSTYHMYEQGESIIEKLKLSCLLEEGGVEFVFATEYWRRVKMHDVIRDMALWISRDRDQNKDKVLVQEEALALSEIDSERLNLVEKISIISSSYTKFKVRACPNLITLCLGRWVFITDYSNITFMKRLKVLDLSHSCINFLPSMRRRLPVELKSLKNLRVFVMESLRLFRSDFIIPSEVIESLEQLKVFRFSSKIFWPQLMFFPNLKGVKKLLEKLESLPKLEELHIPVKTITTMHKLLESNKLRDCTRYFKLDRIYEEAIEMPSLLTTFSGMKNLENITFNYVYNIIEGSLSITNPCYLCKLRRVEIHGCSSITHLTWLVYAPLLEFLGVSNCLSIKEVVREVEDEADVFPNLKLISLRTLVALESIHSKALDFPSLKIIDVYSCYNLRKLPLNSNSSGKDSLVKIRGGIKWWNNLV; encoded by the exons ATGGATCAATGGCTGGGAATAATCGAGAGGACTGCTACTTGCTTGTTTAGCTGCGCCAACAAGCGTGCGTCCTATGTTTATAAGTTGGAAGAGAATGTGGAGTCATTGAGAGGGAAATGGAATCAACTTCAACAGATGTTCAATGATATCAATATCAGGATTCAGACTGCTGAATACACGGGAGAGATGCAAAGGAAAAATGAAGTGGAGGGTTGGCTGCAGGATGTTGGCAATCTTCAAAAG GATATAAAGGATGTTCTGGATTCTCAAGAAATTCGTGAGAATAAATGTTTAAGAGGTTATTGCTCGAAGAATTGTGTTTTCAGCTACAAGGTTGGAAAGAAAATTGTTAAGAATATGATTCCCAATGCGGATGAGCTGTTGTATAAAGGAAAACATTTTGGTAGTATTGACATTGCTAACAAGTTACCACCAAAGCCAGTAAATGAAATGCAAAATGTTGAGACCGTTGGTTTGGATTTGATACTCAATGAAGTTTGGAATAGTATTGGAGATGAAAATATCAATATCATTGGTTTATATGGAATGGCAGGTGTTGGAAAAACTACCCTTCTAAGAAGAATTCACAATGAGTTTGGAAAGAGGAAGCATGACTTCACTCTAGTGTTGTGGGTGGTGGTGTCTAAAGATTGTGATACTAATAGAATTATGAATGATATCCGAAACAGGATTGGGATTGATGATGATGCTCGGTGGGAAAATAGTAACAAAGAACAAAGAGAGGCAAAGATTTATCAAGTCTTGAAACAAAAGAAGTTTGTGCTGATGATAGATGATCTTTGGGATGAGTTGAAACTAGAAACTGTGGGAGTTCCAAATCTAAAGGAAACTAATAATAAATCAAAAGTATTGTTCACAACACGAATTAAGAATATTTGTGCCAAAATGCAAGCTCAGAGGAAATTCGAAGTGAGGTGTTTATTAAAGAAAGAATCATTTGATTTGTTTTGTCGAAAAGTAGGTGATGAGACTTTAAAGAGTCACACAGAAATTCCAAAGTTAGCATGGGAGATGACTAAAGAATGTGCAGGATTGCCACTGGCACTTACTACAGTAGGAGGTGCCATGGCTGGAGTGAAAAACATAAATGCATGGAAGCAAGCCAAATATGATTTAAGGAGATCTGCTTGGACAGCGTCAGAATGGGAGAATAAAGTTTTCAATATCATTATGTTTAGCTTTGATAGATTGCCAGATGATGCCCATAAAAAATGCTTCTTGTATTGTGCTCTATACCCAGAAGATCATGAAATTAACAATGACGATCTTATTCTTCGATGGATTGGAGAGGGGTTTCTTGGTGAAGATATGAGTAAGAAAAGTACATATCATATGTATGAGCAAGGAGAATCTATCATTGAGAAGTTAAAGCTCTCATGTTTGTTAGAGGAGGGTGGTGTTGAATTTGTCTTCGCAACAGAATATTGGAGGCGGGTTAAGATGCATGATGTGATTCGAGATATGGCATTATGGATATCCCGTGATAGAGATCAAAATAAAGACAAAGTTCTAGTTCAAGAAGAAGCATTAGCATTGTCAGAAATCGATTCTGAAAGGTTGAATCTTGTGGAGAAGATTTCAATTATATCTAGTTCATATACAAAGTTCAAAGTACGAGCTTGTCCAAATCTTATCACTCTATGCTTAGGGCGTTGGGTGTTTATTACTGACTATTCAAATATTACGTTTATGAAAAGATTAAAAGTATTGGATCTATCACATAGTTGCATAAATTTTCTCCCCAGTATGAGACGTAGGTTGCCTGTTGAATTGAAGAGTTTGAAAAACTTGAGGGTGTTCGTTATGGAATCTTTACGCCTCTTCAGATCTGATTTCATCATTCCTTCAGAAGTGATAGAAAGTCTTGAGCAGTTAAAGGTGTTCAGATTTTCTTCAAAAATATTTTGGCCACAATTAATGTTCTTTCCCAACCTTAAGGGAGTGAAAAAACTCCTAGAGAAGTTGGAATCCTTGCCAAAATTGGAGGAATTGCACATCCCAGTTAAAACCATCACCACCATGCATAAATTACTCGAGTCGAACAAGTTACGAGATTGCACAAGATATTTTAAGTTGGATAGAATATATGAGGAGGCAATTGAAATGCCATCACTACTAACAACTTTCTCAGGAATGAAGAATCTCGAGAATATAACTTTCAACTATGTTTATAATATAATAGAAGGAAGTTTGTCAATTACTAACCCTTGTTATCTTTGCAAGCTTCGCCGAGTTGAGATTCATGGTTGTAGTTCAATAACTCATTTGACATGGTTGGTGTATGCTCCACTCCTTGAGTTCCTTGGTGTTTCCAACTGTCTTTCAATTAAAGAAGTGGTCAGGGAAGTCGAAGATGAAGCTGATGTATTCCCAAATCTCAAATTGATCTCCCTTCGGACTTTAGTAGCGTTGGAGAGCATCCATAGCAAAGCATTAGATTTCCCCTCCCTGAAAATTATTGATGTATATTCTTGCTACAATCTAAGGAAGCTTCCATTGAATTCCAATTCTTCTGGCAAGGACAGTTTGGTTAAAATTCGAGGAGGCATCAAGTGGTGGAACAATTTAGTGTAG